From one Balaenoptera acutorostrata chromosome 6, mBalAcu1.1, whole genome shotgun sequence genomic stretch:
- the RNF183 gene encoding E3 ubiquitin-protein ligase RNF183, which produces MAEKQGREPECPVCWNPFNNTFHTPKVLDCCHSFCVECLAHLSLVTPARRRLLCPLCRQPTVLASGQPVTDLPTDTAVLTLLHLEPHHVILEGRQLCLKDEPKSRYFLRQPRVYTLELGPGPGSQTGRPQDVAPTTVPIPIPSPSHDSLRGCFRNPQFRIFAYLLAVILSVTLLLIFSIFWTKQFFGGVG; this is translated from the coding sequence ATGGCGGAGAAGCAGGGCCGGGAGCCTGAGTGCCCTGTGTGCTGGAACCCCTTCAACAACACGTTCCACACCCCCAAAGTGCTGGACTGCTGCCACTCTTTCTGCGTGGAGTGCCTGGCCCACCTCAGCCTGGTGACTCCGGCCCGGCGCCGGTTGCTGTGTCCGCTCTGTCGCCAGCCCACTGTGCTGGCCTCCGGACAGCCTGTCACTGACTTGCCCACGGACACTGCCGTGCTCACCCTGCTCCACCTGGAGCCCCACCACGTCATCTTGGAAGGCCGCCAGCTCTGTCTCAAGGACGAGCCCAAGAGCCGCTACTTCCTGCGCCAGCCCCGGGTCTACACGCTGGAACTCGGCCCCGGGCCTGGGAGCCAGACTGGGCGCCCCCAGGACGTGGCCCCTACCAccgtccccatccccatccccagccccagccacGACTCTCTGAGGGGGTGTTTCCGCAACCCGCAGTTCCGGATCTTTGCCTACCTGCTGGCTGTCATCCTCAGCGTCACTCTGTTgctcatcttctccatcttttggACCAAGCAGTTTTTTGGGGGTGTGGGGTGA